Proteins from a genomic interval of Channa argus isolate prfri chromosome 11, Channa argus male v1.0, whole genome shotgun sequence:
- the p2rx2 gene encoding P2X purinoceptor 2 yields the protein MGLREFIKEYFLSFWDYETPKVMVVKNRTLGFIYRSVQFLVITYFIWYVFISQKAYQESENRPESSVYTLMKGTAVHGDDILDTVEYAQPSEGGDVISTILRREVTYDQRHGTCAEYFKVANANCTTDSDCIQGEVNFDGHGRRTGKCIQYYNHTFKTCEIQTWCPIEEYAVVREPPLVEAINFTVFIRNSIHFPRFKVLRGNIKDASNKRDMHRYLTKCRYDEEKEPYCPNFRLGYIADQARENFSELCRTGGVIGVFINWNCNLDLDPSNCKPTYSFRRLDLRKDQASSGYYYRFAKYYSKDGVESRTLIKAYGIRLDVIVHGHAGKFSPIPTIISTVTAMTSVGICTIICDWIMLTFIDKNEVYSERKFDEIIKEPTVSMPTELSYISSFGSNHSDLSDGVPL from the exons ATGGGACTACGTGAGTTTATAAAGGAATATTTTCTTAGTTTCTGGGATTATGAGACCCCAAAGGTGATGGTGgttaaaaacagaactcttgGATTCATTTACAGAAGTGTTCAGTTTCTTGTCATCACCTATTTTATCTG GTATGTCTTTATAAGTCAGAAAGCATACCAAGAGAGTGAAAACCGTCCAGAGAGCTCTGTTTATACTCTCATGAAAGGTACAGCAGTTCATGGAGATGACATCCTGGACACTGTGGAGTACGCTCAACCATCCGAG GGTGGTGATGTAATCAGTACAATACTAAGAAGAGAAGTCACATACGATCAGAGGCATGGCACCTGTGCTGAG tatttcaAAGTTGCCAATGCCAACTGTACGACAGACTCTGACTGTATCCAGGGGGAGGTTAACTTTGATGGGCATG GCAGAAGAACTGGTAAATGTATTCAATACTACAACCACACCTTCAAAACCTGTGAGATCCAAACCTGGTGTCCTATTGAGGAGTACGCTGTAGTACG AGAACCACCTTTGGTGGAGGCCATCAACTTCACGGTGTTTATCAGAAACTCTATTCACTTTCCCAGATTTAAAGTGCTGAG gGGGAATATTAAAGATGCTTCAAATAAGCGTGACATGCATAGATACCTTACTAAGTGTCGTtatgatgaagaaaaagagCCCTACTGTCCAAACTTCCGCTTGGGTTACATTGCAGATCAAGCGAGGGAGAATTTCAGTGAGCTCTGCAGGACT GGAGGAGTCATAGGAGTTTTCATCAACTGGAACTGTAACCTGGACCTTGATCCTTCAAATTGCAAACCTACCTATTCCTTTCGTCGTCTTGATCTCCGAAAGGATCAGGCCAGCTCTGGGTACTATTACAG GTTTGCAAAATACTACAGTAAGGATGGGGTAGAGTCTCGGACACTAATTAAGGCCTATGGCATCCGCCTTGATGTCATAGTTCATGGACAT gcTGGTAAATTCAGTCCCATCCCAACCATCATCAGCACAGTAACTGCTATGACTTCAGTTGGAATT TGTACCATTATCTGTGATTGGATCATGCTGACATTTATTGACAAGAATGAAGTCTACAGTGAAAGAAAATTTGATGAA ATTATTAAGGAGCCCACAGTCTCTATGCCCACAGAGCTCAGCTATATAAGCAGCTTCGGATCAAACCACTCAGACCTGTCCGACGGGGTTCCACTGTGA
- the gal3st1a gene encoding galactosylceramide sulfotransferase: MTGKQGRQWRSMCKGLVLGTLVTSCMILLYCLSTPQIHFSLPEFPVPYSCAHRPAQLHSKPTKNSSQKNTAQMCSPKVDIMFMKTHKTASSTFLNILFRFGEKHRLKFAFPDSRNDFFYPSLFERSQVKDYRPGMCFNIICNHMRFNGPEVAKLLPMDTSYITILRDPAELFESSFHYFGRLVPFTWKIPGDDKLTEFLRNPHSYFDPEGFNSFYLKNLLFFDFGQDNNVELNDPGVEEGIKFIIDRFQLVMLVEYFEESLVLLKDALCWEIEDLLFFKLNARKGSTVSKLTPELRARALEWNAIDWKLYQHFNHTFWKKVDAYGRQRMAEDVAELKRRNKEMAAICIEGGHAVDAGSIQETAMQPWQPIGEKSIMGYNLKKNVDKAHRKLCRKMLTPELQYLTELGVNLWITRLWGHVRDIINW, from the exons ATGACTGGCAAGCAAGGCAGGCAGTGGAGATCCATGTGCAAAGGCCTGGTCCTGGGTACTCTTGTGACGAGCTGCATGATACTCCTTTACTGCCTCTCCACTCCACAGATCCACTTTAGTCTGCCTGA gTTCCCAGTGCCTTACTCTTGTGCCCACCGCCCAGCCCAACTCCACTCTAAGCCAACCAAGAACAGTTCacaaaaaaacactgctcaAATGTGCAGTCCTAAAGTAGATATCATGTTTATGAAGACTCACAAAACAGCCAGCAGCACCTTCCTCAACATCCTTTTTCGCTTTGGGGAGAAGCACCGGCTCAAATTTGCCTTTCCTGACAGCCGGAATGATTTCTTTTATCCGTCCCTTTTTGAGCGCTCCCAGGTCAAAGACTACAGGCCTGGAATGTGCTTCAATATTATCTGTAATCACATGCGCTTCAATGGACCAGAGGTGGCCAAGTTGCTGCCTATGGACACTTCTTACATCACAATTCTGCGAGACCCTGCAGAGCTTTTTGAGTCATCTTTCCACTACTTTGGCAGGCTGGTGCCTTTTACCTGGAAGATACCAGGTGATGATAAGCTGACTGAGTTTTTACGTAACCCACACTCCTACTTTGATCCAGAGGGCTTCAACTCTTTCTACCTCAAGAATCTACTCTTCTTTGACTTTGGACAGGACAACAATGTGGAGCTCAATGATCCAGGGGTAGAGGAGGGAATCAAATTCATCATTGACCGTTTCCAGCTGGTCATGTTGGTGGAATACTTTGAGGAATCGCTTGTTCTGCTCAAGGATGCCCTCTGCTGGGAGATTGAGGATTTGCTTTTCTTCAAGCTCAACGCTCGCAAGGGGTCCACTGTGTCTAAACTGACCCCTGAGCTGAGGGCCAGGGCTCTGGAGTGGAATGCTATTGACTGGAAGCTTTACCAGCATTTTAACCACACTTTTTGGAAGAAAGTAGATGCATATGGACGGCAGCGAATGGCTGAGGATGTGGCAGAACTAAAGAGAAGGAACAAAGAGATGGCCGCCATCTGCATTGAGGGCGGTCATGCTGTGGACGCTGGCAGCATTCAAGAGACAGCAATGCAGCCCTGGCAGCCCATTGGAGAGAAGTCCATCATGGGCTACAACCTGAAAAAGAATGTGGACAAGGCACATCGGAAGTTGTGCCGTAAGATGTTGACGCCAGAGCTCCAGTACTTAACAGAGCTTGGAGTGAACCTGTGGATCACCAGGCTTTGGGGCCATGTAAGAGATATTATTAACTGGTGA
- the pole gene encoding DNA polymerase epsilon catalytic subunit A produces the protein MVLQNSGRYKADRGQSGGDQENQDDGSSMSALKRLERSQFTDEMDFRFGFDRMKEPGEKTGWLINMHPTEILDEDKRMISAVDYYFIQEDGSRFKVALPFKPYFYIATKKNCEREVISYLSKKFQGKVAKLEIFPKEDLDLPNHLVGLKRNYIKLSFNTVDDLVKVKREIAPAVRKNKEREQSNDAYTSMLSSALSGGNVTTADEDTLSKSISDQLDNIVDMREYDVPYHVRLSIDLKIHVAHWYNVRYRGSAHPPEIVQRDDLVERPDPVVLAFDIETTKLPLKFPDAETDQIMMISYMIDGQGFLITNREIVSESIEDFEFTPKPEYEGPFTVFNEDDEAALIQRWFDHIQETKPNIFVTYNGDFFDWPFVETRAALHGLSMHREIGFQKDSQGEYKSTQAIHMDCLRWVKRDSYLPVGSHNLKAAAKAKLGYDPVELDPEEMCRMATEEPQTLATYSVSDAVATYYLYMKYVHPFIFALCTIIPMEPDEVLRKGSGTLCEALLMVQAFHANIIFPNKQEQIFNKLTDNGHVLDSETYVGGHVEALESGVFRSDIPCRFKMNPAAFDFLLQRVEKTMRHAIEEEEKIPLDQVINFNEVCDDIKKKLTSLKEVPNRIECPLIYHLDVGAMYPNIILTNRLQPSAMVDEATCAACDFNKPGAACQRRMTWQWRGEIMPASRSEFHRIQQQLESEKFPPLFPNGPPRAFHTLNREEQAKHEKKRLADYCKKAYKKTHVTRLEERVTTICQRENSFYVDTVRAFRDRRYEFKGLHKVWKKKLSSAQDNGDAAEAKRCKNMEILYESLQLAHKCILNSFYGYVMRKGARWYSMEMAGIVCYTGANIITQARELIEQIGRPLELDTDGIWCVLPNTFPENFVVKTSNEKKPKVTISYPGAMLNIMVKEGFTNDQYHELVNPGSLTYNIRSENSIFFEVDGPYLAMILPASKEEGKKLKKRYAVFNEDGSLAELKGFEVKRRGELQLIKIFQSSVFEAFLKGTTLEEVYASVAKVADYWLDVLYSKAANMPDAELFELISENRSMSRKLEDYGEQKSTSISTAKRLAEFLGDQMVKDAGLSCRYVISRKPEGSPVTERAIPLAIFQAEPSVKKHFLRKWLKMPSLHDLDIRSILDWSYYIERLGSAIQKIITIPAALQQVKNPVPRVRHPDWLHKKLLEKNDIYKQKKISELFTSEGKRQVAHQLLEAGQAVDIEDFGVPARPLQPAILISTKRKRASQGEASQVESQDVEFTQSWREILGPPPPMGTTREELLVWLRYHKKKWELQLRQRKERKKRRRLLDGEAQPVSGGVIRDGPTTGLGSFLRRTARSILDMPWQIVQIAETSHPGLYKLWAVIGNDLHCMKLNIPRVFYVNQKVPKQGEGATYRKVNRMLPRSNMVYYLYEYTVPEDMYQEHINEINADLSAPDIEGVYETQVPLLFRALVQLGCMCMVNKHVVRDLAGREADTFELEHLEMRSLAQFSYLEPGSVRHIYLYHHSQSHKALFGLFIPSQRKASVFVLDTVRSNQMPNLSNLYTAERTALLEKTTEELLPPEKHNFEVRAENDIKAIYRALQRILLNYKEERRGPTLIAVQSNWELRRLAAGMPVLEEFPVVPVHVVDEISYNVLDWQRHGARRMIRHYLNLDSCLSQAFDMARYYHLPVGNLPQDVSIFGSDLFLARHLRKHNHLLWLSPTSRPDLGGKEADDSRLVMESDDRASVEINAPGCYSTVCVELDLQSLAVNTILQSQHVNDMEGGASLGVSFDVIQQASLEDMMSGNQGASALASYDETALCSNTFRILKSMVVGWVREITQYHNVYADNQVMHFYRWLRSPSSLLYDPALHRTLNNMMKKVFLQLVAEFKRLGSTVVNGNFNRIILCTKKRRIDDAIGYVEYVTKSIHSREIFHSLSISFFRCWEFLLWMDPANYGGVKGKLPSSILYGEEGTRQKKNRQGEGEEEGSDDEDEEEADVEEDDGERETDEVEELIESNWNIMKYLPQTASCQKYFLMIVSAYIAAVYHSMKEELRRNAPGATPIKRRGGSQASQQAVGDLSALPGMISFSQEYVSSELTQNVFTITQKIQKKVTGTRSVTQPSEMFPVLPGSHLPLNNPALEFIKYVCQVLSLDANIVNQVNKLKRDLLRLVDVGEFSEDAQFIDPCNSYILPEVICHHCNFCRDLDLCKDPSVAQDGSVLPQWFCSNCQAQYETESIEMALVEALQKKLISYTLQDLVCAKCKGVKEANMPLYCGCAGDFDLTFSAKSFSEQITVFQNIASHYSMSFLEETIDWLLMMSPRMSQSDQ, from the exons ATGGTTTTACAAAACAGTGGAAGGTACAAAGCGGACCGAGGACAAAGTGGAGGAGATCAGGAAAACCA GGACGATGGATCCTCGATGTCAGCCCTCAAGCGGCTGGAGCGCAGCCAGTTCACCGACGAGATGGACTTTCGCTTCGGTTTCGATAGGATGAAGGAGCCGGGGGAAAAAACAGGCTGGCTGATCAACATGCACCCT ACAGAGATCCTGGATGAAGATAAGAGGATGATCAGTGCTGTGGACTATTATTTTATCCAGGAGGATGGAAGCAGGTTTAAG GTGGCTCTACCGTTTAAACCTTATTTTTACATTGCAACTAAAAAG AACTGCGAGAGAGAAGTCATCTCATACTTGTCTAAGAAGTTCCAGGGAAAAGTGGCAAAGCTTGAAATCTTTCCAAAAGAAGACCTAGACCTG CCAAACCATCTAGTTGGACTGAAAAGGAACTACATCAAGTTGTCATTTAACACCGTGGATGACCTTGTCAAAGTCAAGCGGGAGATTGCTCCGGCAGTTCGCaagaacaaagagagagagcagtcaAATGACGCCTACACTTCAATGTTATCAAG TGCCCTGTCAGGTGGCAACGTGACCACAGCAGATGAGGACACATTGTCAAAGAGTATTTCAGACCAGTTGGACAACATAGTTGACATGAGAGAGTACGATGTTCCTTATCATGTCCGGCTGTCCATTGACCTCAAAATTCATGTG GCTCACTGGTACAATGTTCGATACAGAGGCAGTGCTCACCCCCCAGAGATTGTACAGAGAGATGATCTTGTGGAGCGACCG gacCCAGTTGTTTTGGCTTTTGACATTGAAACAACCAAACTTCCACTAAAATTTCCAGATGCAGAGACAGATCAGATTATGATGATTTCCTACATGATAGATGGACAA GGATTTCTAATTACAAACAGAGAGATTGTCTCTGAGAGCATTGAGGATTTTGAGTTCACTCCCAAACCTGAATATGAAGGGCCTTTTACTGTTTTCAATGAGGATGATGAG GCGGCCCTCATTCAGAGGTGGTTTGATCACATTCAAGAAACGAAGCCAAACATCTTTGTAACATACAATGGAGACTTCTTTGACTG GCCTTTTGTTGAGACTCGGGCTGCCCTCCATGGACTGAGCATGCACAGGGAAATAGGTTTCCAAAAAGATAGCCAGGGAGAGTACAAATCTACACAAGCCATTCACATGGACTGCTTAAG GTGGGTAAAAAGAGACAGCTACCTGCCAGTGGGAAGTCATAATTTGAAGGCAGCAGCAAAGGCTAAATTGGGGTATGATCCAGTAGAGCTGGACCCAGAGGAGATGTGCCGCATGGCAACTGAAGAACCACAG ACTTTAGCTACATACTCTGTGTCAGATGCTGTGGCCACTTATTACCTCTACATGAAATATGTTCATCCCTTCATCTTTGCTCTGTGCACCATCATTCCCATGGAGcctgatgag GTGCTGCGTAAAGGTTCTGGGACTTTGTGCGAAGCCTTGCTTATGGTGCAGGCCTTCCACGCCAACATCATCTTCCCTAACAAGCAGGAGCAGATCTTTAACAAACTGACAGACAACGGCCACGTTTTGGACTCTGAGACCTATGTAGGTGGCCATGTGGAGGCACTGGAGTCTGGAGTGTTTCGCAGTGACATCCCCTGCCGTTTCAAAATG AACCCCGCTGCATTTGACTTCCTGCTGCAAAGAGTTGAAAAAACAATGCGTCACGCCattgaggaggaagagaaaatcCCCTTGGATCAAGTCATAAACTTCAATGAG GTTTGtgatgacattaaaaaaaagctgactTCCCTGAAGGAGGTTCCTAACAGGATTGAATGCCCCCTTATCTACCATCTGGATGTTGGGGCGATGTACCCCAATATCATTCTCACTAACCGTTTGCAG CCATCCGCTATGGTTGATGAGGCCACTTGTGCTGCCTGTGACTTCAACAAACCTGGTGCTGCCTGCCAAAGGAGGATGACCTGGCAGTGGAGAGGGGAAATTA TGCCTGCCAGCCGCAGCGAGTTTCACCGTATCCAGCAGCAACTTGAGTCTGAGAAGTTCCCGCCATTGTTCCCCAACGGTCCACCCCGAGCTTTCCACACACTTAACAGAGAGGAGCAGGCCAAACATGAAAAGAAACGTTTGGCAG ACTATTGTAAAAAGGCCTATAAAAAGACACATGTCACCAGACTGGAGGAGCGTGTCACTACTATCTGTCAGAGAGAAAATTCCTTCTATGTCGATACCGTGAGAGCATTTAGAGATCGACGTTATGAATTCAAAGGACTCCACAAG gtgtggaagaagAAACTTTCATCAGCTCAGGACAATGGAGACGCTGCAGAGGCAAAGCGCTGCAAGAACATGGAGATCCTGTACGAGTCTCTTCAGCTGGCCCACAAGTGTATTCTTAATTCTTTCTATGGTTACGTCATGAGAAAAGG gGCGCGCTGGTACTCTATGGAAATGGCTGGCATTGTGTGCTACACTGGAGCAAACATCATCACTCAGGCCAGAGAACTCATCGAACAAATAGG GAGGCCTCTTGAGTTGGACACTGATGGCATCTGGTGTGTCCTCCCCAACACCTTCCCTGAGAACTTTGTGGTTAAGACCAGTAATGAGAAGAAGCCCAAAGTCACCATCTCTTACCCAGGAGCCATGCTAAACATCATGGTGAAGGAGGGATTTACCAATGATCAGTACCACGAGCTGGTCAACCCCGGGTCACTCACTTACAATATCAGGTCAGAGAACAGCATCTTTTTCGAGGTGGATGGACCATACCTGGCGATGATCCTCCCTGCCTCTAAAGAAGAAgggaaaaagctgaaaaagag ATATGCTGTCTTTAATGAGGATGGCTCTCTGGCTGAGCTGAAAGGTTTTGAGgtgaagagaagaggagaactCCAGCTCATTAAGATTTTTCAGTCATCAGTATTTGAGGCTTTCCTCAAAGGTACCACTCTGGAAGAAGTCTACGCCTCTGTGGCCAAAGTGGCTGACTACTGGCTGGATGTTCTGTACAGCAAG gcTGCTAACATGCCAGATGCTGAGCTgtttgagctgatttctgagaATCGTTCAATGTCCAGAAAGCTTGAGGATTACGGAGAGCAGAAATCCACTTCTATCAGCACAGCTAAAAGGCTGGCAGAGTTTCTGGGAGACCAAATGGTGAAAGATGCTGGTTTGAGTTGTCGCTATGTCATCTCCCGAAAACCAGAGGGTTCCCCTGTCACAGAGAG AGCCATTCCTCTGGCCATTTTCCAAGCAGAGCCCagtgttaaaaaacattttcttcgtAAGTGGTTGAAGATGCCCAGCTTACATGACTTGGACATCCGCTCT ATACTTGATTGGAGTTATTACATAGAGAGATTGGGCAGCGCTATTCAGAAAATCATCACAATCCCCGCAGCTCTGCAACAG GTGAAGAATCCAGTACCTAGGGTGAGGCACCCTGATTGGCTTCACAAGAAACTCTTGGAGAAAAATGATAtttacaagcaaaaaaaaattagtgaGCTGTTCACTAGTGAGGGCAAGAGACAG GTGGCCCATCAGCTTCTTGAAGCAGGTCAAGCTGTGGACATAGAGGACTTTGGGGTGCCAGCCAGACCTCTGCAGCCGGCCATCCTCATCAGCACCAAGCGGAAACGGGCTTCTCAGGGAGAGGCCAGCCAGGTGGAGTCTCAGGACGTCGAGTTTACCCAGTCCTGGAGAGAGATCCTGGGACCACCCCCACCTATGGGAACAACACGG GAGGAGCTTCTGGTGTGGCTACGTTACCATAAGAAGAAGTGGGAGCTGCAGCTGAGacagaggaaggagagaaagaagaggaggaggcttCTGGATGGTGAGGCTCAGCCTGTAAGTGGAGGAGTGATCAGAGATGGTCCTACCACTGGTCTGGGAAGTTTCCTCCGCAGGACAGCACGCAGCATCCTTGACATGCCATGGCAAATAGTGCAG ATTGCAGAGACTAGTCACCCCGGTTTGTACAAGTTGTGGGCTGTGATTGGAAATGACCTCCACTGCATGAAGCTCAACATCCCACGGGTCTTCTATGTTAATCAGAAAGTCCCAAAACAGGGGGAGGGAGCCACATACAGAAAG GTGAACCGCATGCTGCCTCGCTCCAATATGGTGTACTACCTTTATGAGTACACTGTGCCAGAGGACATGTACCAGGAACACATAAATGAGATCAACGCTGACCTCTCTGCGCCAGATATTGAAGGGGTCTATGAAACACAG GTCCCCTTGCTGTTTCGAGCACTGGTGCAGCTCGGATGTATGTGCATGGTCAATAAACACGTTGTCAGGGATCTGGCTGGCAGGGAAGCCGACACTTTTGAACTGGAACATTTGGAGATGAGGTCTCTGGCCCAGTTCAGCTACCTGGAACCTG GGAGTGTTCGCCACATATACCTGTATCATCACAGCCAGAGTCACAAGGCTTTGTTTGGCTTGTTCATCCCCTCCCAGCGCAAAGCCAGCGTCTTTGTACTGGACACA gttcgAAGCAATCAGATGCCAAACTTAAGCAACCTCTACACAGCTGAACGCACTGCTCTCCTGGAGAAGACAACTGAGGAGCTCTTGCCCCCAGAGAAACACAACTTTGAGGTCCGTGCTGAGAACGACATAAAGGCTATTTACCGTGCACTGCAGCGCATACTGCTAAATTACAAG GAGGAGCGTCGTGGGCCAACCCTCATTGCTGTACAGTCAAACTGGGAGCTGCGGCGGTTGGCAGCAGGGATGCCGGTGCTCGAGGAGTTCCCAGTCGTTCCAGTACATGTGGTTGATGAGATCAGCTATAATGTGTTGGACTGGCAACGCCATGGTGCCCGGCGCATGATCCGGCACTACCTCAACCTGGACAGCTGCTTGTCACAAGCTTTCGATATGGCCAG GTATTACCACTTACCGGTGGGGAACTTGCCTCAGGATGTGTCTATCTTTGGCTCAGACTTGTTCCTGGCAAGACACTTACGGAAACACAACCACTTGCTGTGGCTTTCCCCCACATCCAGACCTGATCTTGGAGGAAAAGAGGCTGATGACAGTCGTCTGGTCATGGAAAGCGATGACAGGGCCTCTGTAGAAATAAATGCTCCAGGATGCTATTCCACAG TATGTGTGGAGCTGGACTTGCAGAGCCTTGCAGTGAATACCATCCTCCAGTCACAGCATGTAAATGACATGGAGGGTGGAGCCAGTCTGGGTGTCAGTTTTGACGTGATCCAGCAGGCCTCGTTGGAGGACATGATGTCAGGAAACCAGGGGGCAAGTGCCCTTGCTAGCTACGATGAGACCGCTCTCTGCTCCAACACCTTCAG GATTTTGAAGAGCATGGTGGTTGGATGGGTCAGAGAGATCACTCAGTACCACAATGTGTATGCAGACAACCAGGTGATGCACTTCTATCGCTGGCTGCGCTCCCCCAGCTCTCTGCTCTATGACCCTGCATTGCACCGTACTTTGAACAACATGATGAAGAAGGTCTTCCTCCA GTTGGTTGCAGAGTTCAAACGTCTAGGCTCAACCGTGGTAAATGGAAACTTCAACAGAATTATCCTGTGTACTAAAAAACGGAGGATAGACGATGCAATTGGCTATGTTGAATACGTCACTAAAAG CATACACTCCAGAGAAATCTTCCACTCTTTGTCCATCTCTTTCTTCCGATGCTGGGAGTTCCTGCTGTGGATGGACCCAGCCAACTATGGTGGTGTAAAGGGTAAACTGCCCTCCAGCATCCTGTATGGAGAG GAAGGTaccagacaaaagaaaaacagacaaggtgagggagaagaggaaggcAGTGACGATGAAGACGAGGAGGAAGCTGATGTTGAGGAAGATGATGGTGAACGAGAGACAGATGAGGTAGAGGAGCTGATTGAGAGCAATTGGAACATCATGAAGTATCTGCCCCAAACTGCCTCCTGTCAGAAATACTTCCTAATGATTGtctcag CCTACATTGCTGCAGTTTACCATAGCATGAAAGAGGAGCTGAGACGTAATGCTCCTGGTGCAACACCAATCAAAAGACGTGGAGGCAGCCAGGCTTCCCAGCAGGCAGTGGGGGACTTGAGTGCTCTTCCTG GAATGATCTCCTTCTCTCAGGAATATGTGTCCAGTGAGCTGACGCAGAACGTTTTCACTATCACTCAAAAAATCCAGAAGAAGGTAACAGGTACTAGAAGTGTGACCCAGCCTTCGGAAATGTTCCCCGTCCTGCCTGGTTCGCACCTGCCACTCAACAACCCAGCACTGGagtttattaaatatgtctgcCAG gtgCTTTCACTGGATGCCAATATAGTGAACCAGGTCAATAAACTAAAGAGAGACCTCCTGCGACTTGTGGACGTTGGAGAATTTTCAGAAGATGCCCAATTCATTGACCCCTGTAACTCATACATTCTGCCTGAAGTTATCTGCCATCACTGTAATTTCTGTCGTGACCTCGACCTCTGCAAGGACCCCTCTGTGGCACAG GATGGATCTGTCTTGCCTCAGTGGTTTTGCTCCAATTGCCAGGCCCAGTATGAGACAGAGTCGATTGAGATGGCTCTGGTAGAAGCCCTGCAGAAGAAGTTAATCAGCTACACCCTGCAGGACTTA GTGTGTGCTAAATGTAAAGGAGTAAAGGAAGCTAACATGCCCCTCTACTGTGGATGTGCCGGAGACTTTGACCTCACTTTCTCAGCCAAG AGCTTCTCAGAGCAGATCACAGTGTTTCAGAACATAGCATCCCACTACAGCATGAGCTTCCTTGAGGAAACCATTGACTGGTTGCTTATGATGAGTCCGCGGATGAGTCAAAGTGACCAGTGA
- the pes gene encoding pescadillo, producing the protein MGGLQKKKFERGSATNYITRNKARKKLQLSLPDFRRLCILKGIYPHEPKHKKKVNKGSTAPRTFYLLKDIRFLLHEPIVRKFRDYKVFVRKLKKAYGKSELSAVERLRENKPAYKLDHIIKERYPTFIDALRDIDDALCMCFLFSTFARTGKCHVQTIQLCRRLTVEWMNYVITCRALRKVFLSIKGIYYQAEVMGQLITWLVPYQFSHDHPTDVDYRVMATFTELYTTLLGFVNFRIYHSLNLVYPPKLDSKAEPEKKEVNEEDYAMNSESYLEKLSALSASLARVVSSAEEEEAQLDQFPVEGEDMEKMEAREKEQKELEAQKKLFEGLKFFLNREVPRESLAFVIRCFGGEVSWDKSVCIGGTYEVTDETISHQIVDRPNVDKQYINRYYIQPQWIYDCVNSKILLPVEDYFIGVSLPPHLSPFVEEKEGDYVPPEKLKIVALQRGEKTGHEHEEEEDEDNEEEEEEEDDEEEEEEEAEEKNLKKMEEQRSQGKSLQVKVTPGKMKVENPARLEQEEKAEEKRLAIMMMKKKEKYLYDKIMFGKKRKIREANKLAAKRKAHDDAEKSKKKPRK; encoded by the exons ATGGGAGGTCTTCAGAAGAAAAAG TTTGAAAGGGGCTCTGCCACCAACTACATCACCAGAAACAAGGCTCGTAAGAAGTTACAGCTGAGCCTACCAGATTTCAG GCGACTGTGCATCCTCAAAGGCATCTACCCTCATGAGCCCAAGCACAAGAAGAAGGTGAACAAAGGCTCCACAGCCCCAAGGACCTTCTACCTGCTGAAAGACATCCGATTCCTCTTGCATGAGCCAATTGTTCGCAAGTTCAGAGACTACAAG GTATTTGTACGCAAACTCAAGAAGGCATATGGAAAATCAGAATTGTCAGCAGTGGAGAGGCTGAGAGAGAACAAGCCAGCCTATAAATTGGACCATATCATCAAAGAAAG gTACCCAACCTTCATTGATGCTCTCCGGGATATCGACGATGCCCTCTGCATGTGCTTCCTCTTTTCTACCTTTGCCCGAACAGGAAAATGCCATGTGCAGACAATCCAGCTGTGCAGGCGACTCACTGTGGAGTGGATGAACTATGTGATTACATGCCGTGCTCTCAGAAAG GTTTTCCTCTCCATCAAGGGGATATATTACCAGGCGGAGGTGATGGGACAGCTCATTACATGGCTGGTACCATATCAGTTCTCCCATGAT CATCCCACAGATGTGGACTACAGAGTAATGGCAACCTTCACAGAATTGTACACAACGCTCCTCGGGTTTGTCAACTTCAGAATCTACCATTCCCTTAACCTGGTCTACCCACCTAAG cTGGACAGTAAAGCAGaaccagagaagaaagaagtgaATGAGGAAGACTATGCCATGAATTCAGAAAGCTACTTGGAG AAACTTTCAGCTCTGAGTGCCAGTCTGGCGAGGGTGGTTTCTTctgcagaagaggaggaggctcAACTTGACCAGTTTCCTGTTGAAGGG GAGGACATGGAAAAGATGGAAGCAAGAGAAAAGGAACAGAAAGAGCTGGAAGCCcagaaaaagctttttgaagGGCTCAAGTTCTTCCTTAACAGAGAAGTGCCCAGAGAGTCACTGGCTTTTGTCATCAG GTGTTTTGGTGGTGAGGTGTCGTGGGACAAGTCTGTTTGCATTGGTGGTACATATGAGGTGACGGACGAGACCATATCACATCAAATTGTTGACAGACCTAACGTAGACAAGCAGTACATTAACAG GTACTACATCCAGCCTCAGTGGATATATGATTGTGTCAATTCCAAAATCCTCCTTCCTGTGGAGGACTActtcatcggagtctctctacCACCTCATCTCTCTCCATTCGTTGAGGAGAAGGAGGGCGACTATGTGCCACCTGAAAAACTGAAGATCGTGGCCTTGCAACGTGGAGAAAAAACTG GCCATGAACacgaggaagaggaagatgaagataatgaggaggaagaggaggaggaggatgatgaagaggaggaggaggaggaggcagaagaGAAAAATCTTAAGAAGATGGAAGAACAAAGATCCCAGGGGAAG TCTCTGCAAGTTAAAGTGACACCTGGAAAAATGAAAGTAGAAAACCCAGCACGCTTGGAGCAGGAGGAGAAAGCAGAGGAGAAACGTCTTGCCAtcatgatgatgaagaaaaaagagaaataccTGTACGACAAAATAATGTttggaaagaagagaaaaatccGAGAG GCTAACAAGCTTGCTGCCAAGAGGAAGGCACATGATGATGCtgaaaaatcaaagaaaaagccTAGAAAATAA